A single region of the Sulfitobacter geojensis genome encodes:
- a CDS encoding GNAT family N-acetyltransferase: MTPQHLSALHHAAFKTERPWAACEFESLLTSAYVALYAVPQGFALARTIAGESELLTLAVDPAHQRQGIGRTLTMEWLAAIAPVADTAFLEVTADNNAAHALYLSLGFSEIARRSAYYARKNAAPADAIVLRRDITSGDSSLHMPESG, encoded by the coding sequence GTGACCCCGCAGCACCTGTCGGCGCTGCATCACGCTGCCTTTAAAACCGAACGACCATGGGCGGCCTGCGAATTCGAATCTCTTTTAACCAGCGCCTATGTCGCGCTTTATGCGGTGCCGCAGGGGTTTGCCCTTGCGCGCACCATTGCCGGCGAATCCGAGCTTTTGACCCTTGCCGTTGATCCAGCCCACCAGCGCCAAGGGATCGGGCGTACCCTGACAATGGAGTGGCTGGCCGCAATCGCTCCGGTTGCCGATACCGCATTTCTGGAGGTTACCGCGGATAACAATGCCGCCCACGCGCTGTATTTATCCTTGGGTTTCAGCGAAATCGCCCGCCGCAGTGCGTATTATGCGCGTAAAAATGCAGCGCCGGCTGATGCGATTGTCCTGCGCCGCGACATAACCTCGGGTGATTCAAGTCTTCACATGCCAGAAAGCGGTTGA
- the tsaB gene encoding tRNA (adenosine(37)-N6)-threonylcarbamoyltransferase complex dimerization subunit type 1 TsaB: MSPLILAFDTSAAHCAAAVLSGDEVLQSAQEPMAKGQAERLLGLCQDLLAQAGVEFRALDAIGVGIGPGNFTGIRISVSAARGLALGLGIEAVGVSAFDALQFGQTGPCACAVDGRRDQVFFKTYGQPTQTAPALKDLAALPAFTGPLIGHGGDAPAYPVAQAIARITATRFTTETARPAPLYLRPADAAPARDKAPAILT, encoded by the coding sequence ATGTCCCCTCTGATACTGGCTTTCGACACCTCGGCTGCGCATTGCGCGGCCGCTGTGCTGTCTGGCGATGAAGTGCTGCAAAGCGCTCAAGAGCCGATGGCCAAGGGTCAGGCGGAACGGCTTTTGGGGCTATGTCAGGACCTGCTTGCGCAAGCGGGGGTAGAATTCCGCGCATTGGATGCCATCGGCGTTGGCATTGGCCCCGGGAATTTCACAGGCATCCGCATTTCGGTGTCTGCCGCGCGCGGACTGGCCTTGGGCCTTGGCATCGAAGCCGTCGGTGTCTCTGCGTTTGACGCGTTGCAGTTCGGCCAGACCGGTCCTTGCGCCTGCGCTGTGGATGGGCGGCGCGATCAGGTTTTTTTCAAAACCTATGGCCAACCCACACAGACCGCGCCGGCGTTGAAAGATCTTGCCGCTTTGCCCGCCTTTACCGGTCCGCTGATCGGCCATGGTGGCGATGCCCCGGCCTATCCTGTCGCGCAGGCCATCGCGCGGATCACGGCGACGCGTTTCACCACCGAAACTGCCCGCCCTGCGCCGCTTTATCTGCGCCCCGCGGACGCAGCGCCCGCCCGAGACAAAGCGCCGGCGATTCTGACGTGA
- a CDS encoding NifU family protein, with translation MFIQTESTPNPATLKFLPGQSVLEVGTADFPTADTAGGSPLALRLFAIDGVTGVFFGTDFVTVTKADSIEWDHIKPALLGAIMEHYQSGQPVMGEDHQATSGHAEHTGDDGEIVGQIKELLDSRVRPAVAQDGGDITFHGFERGVVYLHMQGACAGCPSSTLTLKMGIENLLRHYIPEVTEVRPVA, from the coding sequence ATGTTTATCCAGACCGAATCCACTCCGAACCCCGCCACGTTGAAGTTCCTGCCGGGACAATCCGTGCTTGAAGTCGGTACCGCCGATTTCCCAACGGCGGATACGGCGGGCGGCTCGCCACTCGCGCTGCGCTTGTTTGCCATTGATGGTGTCACCGGCGTTTTCTTTGGCACCGATTTTGTCACCGTGACAAAGGCCGATTCGATTGAATGGGACCACATCAAACCTGCGCTGTTGGGTGCGATCATGGAACATTACCAATCCGGCCAGCCGGTGATGGGCGAGGATCACCAAGCGACCTCAGGCCATGCAGAACACACCGGTGACGACGGCGAGATTGTCGGCCAGATCAAGGAGTTGCTGGACAGCCGTGTGCGTCCTGCGGTGGCTCAGGACGGCGGCGACATCACGTTCCACGGGTTCGAACGCGGCGTTGTTTATCTGCATATGCAAGGGGCCTGCGCCGGCTGCCCGTCATCTACGCTGACCTTGAAAATGGGCATCGAAAACTTGCTGCGCCACTACATTCCCGAAGTGACCGAAGTACGCCCCGTCGCCTGA
- a CDS encoding universal stress protein, giving the protein MRKFLVVLDDSTECLNAMRFAALRANHTGGGVEVLSVIPPDEFNHWIGVGDIMREEARERIEVHFEVFAKWMRDKQGVDPELVIREGEPADEIIAQIADDPEIGVLVLGASSDKKKGPGPLVTQLTRSAGTLPVPITIVPGDLSKERLEAIT; this is encoded by the coding sequence ATGCGTAAGTTCCTCGTTGTGCTGGATGACAGCACCGAATGTCTGAATGCGATGCGCTTTGCAGCACTCAGAGCCAATCACACCGGCGGTGGCGTCGAGGTTTTGTCGGTGATCCCGCCGGATGAGTTCAACCACTGGATCGGAGTGGGCGACATCATGCGCGAAGAGGCCCGCGAGCGGATCGAAGTTCATTTCGAGGTGTTTGCCAAATGGATGCGCGACAAACAGGGCGTCGACCCCGAACTGGTCATCCGCGAGGGTGAACCGGCAGATGAAATCATCGCACAAATTGCGGATGACCCCGAAATCGGGGTGCTGGTGCTGGGGGCCTCCTCGGACAAGAAAAAGGGGCCCGGCCCTTTGGTTACCCAGCTGACCCGCTCGGCTGGCACCTTGCCTGTGCCGATCACCATTGTGCCCGGCGATCTCAGCAAGGAGCGGCTTGAGGCGATTACCTGA
- a CDS encoding branched-chain amino acid aminotransferase has product MATGTNIKTYYDGAWHDGDRMVINAADHGAWLGTTVFDGARLFDGLSPDLEKHCARINRSAEALMITPTVSTEDMVATVREGLASYARNQPVYIRPMYWALAGDELGIVPRAGATGFAISLEEIPMAPPEAATTLTRTRFRRPVLEDNVVNAKAGCLYPNNARMMVEARAKGFGNALVADAIGNVAETASANVFMVKDGEVFTPVPNGTFLAGITRERHMINMRADGMQVHEAVLSFNDFHDADEVFLSGNMMKVTPVAAFDDTVYEVGANANPVTRRVREMYWDWAASER; this is encoded by the coding sequence ATGGCAACCGGCACCAATATCAAAACCTATTACGACGGCGCATGGCATGATGGTGACCGCATGGTCATCAACGCCGCTGATCACGGGGCATGGCTTGGCACCACCGTCTTTGACGGGGCGCGGCTGTTTGACGGTCTGTCGCCTGATCTTGAAAAACACTGCGCACGGATCAACCGTTCAGCCGAAGCGTTGATGATCACACCGACCGTCAGTACCGAAGATATGGTGGCAACGGTGCGCGAAGGTTTGGCCAGCTATGCGCGAAACCAACCGGTTTATATCCGTCCGATGTATTGGGCGCTGGCGGGCGATGAACTGGGCATTGTGCCCCGCGCCGGCGCGACAGGCTTCGCGATTTCACTCGAAGAAATCCCGATGGCCCCGCCGGAGGCGGCAACGACCCTGACCCGCACGCGGTTCCGCCGTCCCGTGCTTGAAGACAATGTGGTCAACGCCAAAGCGGGCTGTCTTTACCCCAACAACGCGCGGATGATGGTCGAAGCACGTGCAAAGGGCTTCGGCAATGCACTGGTGGCGGATGCGATTGGAAATGTTGCAGAAACCGCGTCCGCGAATGTATTTATGGTCAAGGACGGCGAAGTTTTCACCCCCGTGCCAAACGGTACTTTTCTAGCGGGCATTACCCGCGAACGTCATATGATCAACATGCGGGCAGACGGCATGCAGGTGCATGAGGCGGTGCTGTCGTTTAACGATTTCCACGACGCCGACGAGGTGTTCCTGTCGGGGAATATGATGAAAGTTACCCCCGTCGCGGCATTTGACGATACGGTTTACGAAGTGGGCGCGAATGCAAACCCCGTGACCCGCCGTGTACGCGAGATGTATTGGGACTGGGCTGCCTCGGAACGCTAG
- a CDS encoding M48 family metallopeptidase, with the protein MIKQTLMALAAAALLAGCDVAPVGQAPTAPVPSPSTTPAMSANQAARSFVRVVQTLEPVAERECRARTSGVNCDFNIVVDDRPGQPANAFQTLDKNGRPVVAFTLALIADARNEDELAFVLGHEAAHHIGGHIARQQQNAVAGAVIFAGLATLSGGGAEAVRSAQKLGAEVGARSYSKDFELEADALGTIITKRAGYDPLRGAEFFTRIPDPGDKFLGTHPPNASRIDVVRRTAAGL; encoded by the coding sequence ATGATCAAACAGACGCTCATGGCCCTTGCCGCCGCCGCTTTGCTTGCTGGCTGCGACGTGGCACCGGTTGGGCAGGCCCCGACAGCGCCTGTGCCTTCACCGTCCACGACCCCTGCAATGTCGGCAAATCAGGCGGCTCGCAGTTTCGTGCGCGTTGTGCAAACGCTTGAACCTGTGGCAGAGCGTGAATGCCGCGCGCGCACATCCGGGGTGAATTGCGATTTCAACATCGTGGTCGATGATCGCCCCGGTCAGCCTGCTAACGCATTTCAAACGCTGGATAAAAACGGGCGGCCTGTTGTGGCGTTTACATTGGCACTGATCGCGGATGCCCGTAACGAGGACGAATTGGCCTTTGTCTTGGGCCATGAAGCGGCCCACCATATTGGCGGCCACATCGCGCGGCAGCAGCAAAACGCTGTGGCAGGGGCGGTGATATTTGCGGGCCTCGCGACCCTGTCCGGTGGCGGTGCCGAAGCTGTGCGAAGTGCGCAAAAGCTGGGGGCCGAAGTGGGCGCGCGCAGCTATTCAAAAGACTTTGAGCTGGAGGCGGATGCGCTGGGCACGATTATCACCAAACGCGCCGGATATGACCCCCTGCGCGGGGCCGAGTTCTTTACCCGCATCCCCGATCCCGGTGACAAATTTCTTGGCACACATCCGCCGAATGCCTCGCGGATCGACGTGGTGCGGCGGACTGCTGCGGGGCTTTGA
- a CDS encoding YigZ family protein produces MVKLIKLGNILTDRGSKYAVSGAAVLDRSDVDAVLKSLKRDKAYAKATHNTWGVLLPDGVPLKGDDGESGAGMVILRMLEREALHGHVIIVTRWYGGKHLGGDRFRHVQTCVSAYLDAHAANADRDGAKQTG; encoded by the coding sequence ATGGTTAAGTTGATTAAACTGGGCAATATCCTGACCGATCGCGGTTCCAAATACGCGGTGTCGGGGGCGGCTGTGCTTGATCGTAGCGATGTCGATGCGGTGCTGAAATCCCTCAAACGGGACAAGGCCTATGCCAAGGCAACCCATAATACATGGGGCGTACTGTTGCCGGACGGCGTACCGCTAAAAGGCGATGACGGGGAGTCCGGTGCCGGCATGGTGATCCTGCGGATGCTGGAGCGCGAAGCGCTGCACGGCCATGTGATCATCGTGACCCGTTGGTATGGCGGGAAACATTTGGGCGGCGACCGGTTCCGCCACGTACAAACCTGTGTCAGCGCCTATCTAGACGCCCATGCTGCAAATGCTGATCGCGATGGCGCCAAACAGACAGGTTGA
- the trhA gene encoding PAQR family membrane homeostasis protein TrhA: MAYPYSKPETLADGAVHAAGLLLAIPACMVLMGRAAEKSSAELAATALYAACLILAFGASALYHMCPLDRMRPMLHRIDHAAIYLKIAGSYTPIVVVIGSSFAYGVLGLVWALAALGAIAKLSFWPTDAKGSLALYLLMGWLSALLIWPMWQHLDGMVVALVVIGGLTYSAGTRVYAHPGMPYQNAIWHSFVLVASTCLFGAIAISICSMGV; encoded by the coding sequence ATGGCCTATCCTTATTCCAAACCAGAAACGCTCGCGGATGGGGCGGTACATGCGGCGGGTCTGCTGTTGGCGATACCGGCCTGCATGGTCCTGATGGGACGCGCGGCAGAGAAATCATCGGCTGAACTCGCCGCGACGGCGCTTTATGCCGCCTGTCTGATCCTCGCCTTCGGCGCATCGGCGCTGTATCACATGTGCCCGCTGGACCGCATGCGCCCGATGTTGCACCGGATTGACCACGCGGCGATCTATCTTAAAATCGCGGGGTCCTATACGCCCATCGTGGTCGTGATCGGATCCAGCTTTGCCTATGGGGTGCTGGGGCTTGTCTGGGCGCTGGCCGCCTTGGGGGCCATTGCAAAGCTGTCATTCTGGCCCACTGATGCAAAGGGATCGCTGGCGCTATATTTGCTGATGGGCTGGCTGTCAGCGCTGTTGATCTGGCCGATGTGGCAGCATCTGGATGGCATGGTTGTGGCGCTGGTGGTGATCGGCGGGCTAACCTATTCTGCGGGCACACGCGTCTATGCGCATCCCGGCATGCCCTATCAGAACGCGATCTGGCACAGCTTTGTGCTGGTCGCCTCAACCTGTCTGTTTGGCGCCATCGCGATCAGCATTTGCAGCATGGGCGTCTAG
- the rimO gene encoding 30S ribosomal protein S12 methylthiotransferase RimO, producing MSTNPPNLRPDLAPKAKISNPSRPGQPSIGMVSLGCPKALVDSERILTRLRAEGYGVSPDYSGADAVIVNTCGFLDSAKAESLDAIGEALNENGRVIVTGCLGAEPDYIREHHPKILAVTGPHQYEQVLDAVHSAVPPSPDPFIDLLPAQQVSLTPRHYSYLKISEGCNHKCKFCIIPDMRGRLQSRPAHAVLREAERLVDNGVKELLVISQDTSAYGVDIKHAEDRGHRAHITDLARDLGSLGAWVRLHYVYPYPHVRQLIPLMAEGLVLPYMDIPFQHAHPDVLRRMARPAAAAKTLDEIAAWRDTCPDITLRSTFIVGYPGETEAEFQTLLDWLDEAQLDRVGCFQYENVEGARSNALPDHVDTDVKQDRWNRFMEKAQAISEAKLEAKVGRRIDVIVDEIDDEAATCRTKADAPEIDGNLFIDEGFNALSVGDIVTVEVEEAGEYDLWGRVV from the coding sequence ATGAGCACAAACCCACCCAATCTGCGCCCTGATCTGGCCCCCAAAGCCAAAATCAGCAATCCCTCCCGCCCGGGCCAGCCGTCCATCGGCATGGTATCCTTGGGCTGCCCCAAAGCTTTGGTCGACAGCGAACGTATTCTGACGCGCCTGCGGGCCGAAGGGTATGGCGTGTCGCCCGATTATTCCGGTGCGGATGCGGTGATTGTGAATACCTGCGGGTTTCTCGATTCAGCCAAGGCAGAATCCCTTGATGCCATCGGTGAAGCGCTGAACGAAAACGGGCGGGTGATTGTGACGGGATGTCTGGGGGCCGAACCTGACTACATCCGCGAACATCACCCCAAGATCCTTGCCGTGACCGGGCCACATCAATACGAACAGGTGCTGGATGCCGTGCACAGCGCCGTGCCACCGTCGCCCGACCCCTTTATCGATCTGTTGCCTGCGCAACAGGTCTCCCTCACGCCGCGCCACTACAGCTATCTCAAAATTTCCGAAGGCTGTAACCACAAGTGCAAGTTTTGCATCATCCCCGACATGCGCGGGCGGTTGCAATCGCGTCCTGCCCATGCCGTGCTGCGCGAGGCCGAACGGTTGGTCGATAACGGCGTCAAGGAATTGCTGGTGATCAGCCAGGACACCTCTGCCTACGGGGTCGATATCAAACATGCCGAGGACCGCGGCCACCGCGCGCATATCACCGATCTGGCGCGTGATCTGGGCTCTTTGGGCGCTTGGGTGCGGCTGCACTATGTCTATCCCTACCCGCATGTGCGCCAGTTGATCCCGCTGATGGCCGAAGGGCTGGTGCTGCCCTATATGGATATCCCGTTCCAGCACGCGCACCCCGATGTCCTTAGACGCATGGCCCGCCCTGCGGCAGCGGCCAAAACACTGGACGAAATCGCCGCCTGGCGCGACACCTGCCCCGATATCACGCTGCGCTCCACCTTCATCGTCGGCTATCCGGGCGAGACAGAGGCAGAGTTCCAGACCCTGCTGGATTGGCTGGACGAGGCACAGTTGGACCGTGTGGGTTGCTTTCAATACGAAAACGTCGAAGGCGCACGTTCAAACGCCCTGCCCGATCATGTGGATACCGACGTGAAACAGGACCGCTGGAACCGCTTTATGGAAAAGGCGCAGGCAATTTCGGAAGCCAAGCTGGAAGCAAAGGTCGGTCGCCGGATTGATGTGATCGTTGACGAGATCGACGACGAGGCCGCAACTTGCCGGACAAAGGCGGATGCACCCGAGATCGACGGCAACCTGTTTATTGACGAGGGGTTTAATGCCCTGTCGGTGGGGGATATCGTGACGGTCGAGGTCGAGGAAGCAGGCGAGTATGATTTGTGGGGGCGGGTTGTTTGA
- a CDS encoding AsmA family protein: protein MKWIIRGLGVLALIAVIAVVGVLMLPAERIARIASDQLTRLTGRSVTISGDVSMTFWPVLGVSAGGLEVGNADWAKEGAMFSTAQAAIGVDASALLRGEIRITNVEATSPTIRLQSRKDGRANWVFTDADGAAQIETENTPSKPATPLTIERLVIRDAALIYDAEGADLVSYAGVDLTLDWPEKDGAAQIGAALRPAGQVVKLDATIDQFAGFLDGQVQPVTLALNAAGGGLTLKGRASLAGAVAGALALETSDTGAFLGALGAGGVELPKGLGQSMQTRADITLTPDRRLALRNLVSDLGGNTLRGAADIELDGTPQINAQLQAGELNLAVLASGGGESGGAAADGWSRTPIVAAGLSAFNGAIALNADSIDLGTLKLGKTRSLLTNDRSRMVFELREVQAYSGLFTGEFVMNNRSGLSVGGKLRADDVQIRDLLNDLAGLTRFTGLGDAEVSFLGVGQTLDAIMRSLSGKGAINLGRGSIEGIDLDDLLGSFDVQGGTTVFDALTGTYVIDKGVVNNTDLKMLLPNFEATGAGLVNLGAQTLDYTVTPKALRVNKDRGLAVPVRISGPWSDPKISADVKAVIDLNFREEVDRAEEKAKQKIEQKLEEELGLTRQDGQSVEDAVKDRLEDKLKKELFKIFD, encoded by the coding sequence ATGAAATGGATCATAAGAGGGCTGGGCGTTCTGGCACTGATTGCCGTGATTGCGGTGGTGGGTGTGCTGATGTTGCCGGCGGAGCGGATCGCGCGGATCGCATCGGATCAGTTGACGCGGCTGACGGGGCGCTCTGTGACAATCAGCGGCGATGTGTCCATGACCTTTTGGCCGGTGCTGGGGGTCAGTGCGGGTGGGCTGGAGGTCGGTAATGCCGATTGGGCCAAAGAGGGCGCGATGTTTTCGACAGCGCAGGCGGCGATTGGCGTGGATGCCAGCGCGTTGCTGCGCGGTGAAATCAGGATCACCAATGTCGAAGCCACCAGCCCGACGATCCGTTTGCAAAGCCGCAAGGACGGAAGGGCCAACTGGGTCTTTACCGATGCTGACGGTGCTGCACAGATCGAGACGGAAAATACCCCGTCCAAACCCGCCACACCGTTGACCATTGAACGGCTGGTGATCCGTGATGCGGCACTGATCTATGATGCGGAAGGGGCGGATCTGGTGTCTTACGCCGGTGTTGATCTGACGCTGGACTGGCCGGAGAAAGACGGTGCGGCGCAAATCGGGGCGGCGTTGCGCCCGGCCGGGCAGGTGGTCAAGCTTGACGCGACAATCGACCAGTTTGCCGGTTTTCTTGATGGACAAGTACAGCCGGTCACCCTTGCGCTGAATGCTGCAGGCGGCGGGCTGACGCTCAAGGGGCGTGCCTCGCTTGCCGGTGCGGTTGCGGGGGCACTTGCCCTTGAAACCTCGGATACGGGCGCGTTTCTGGGAGCCTTGGGGGCGGGCGGCGTGGAGTTACCCAAAGGTTTGGGCCAAAGCATGCAAACCCGCGCCGACATTACCCTGACACCGGACCGCCGCTTGGCTCTGCGCAATCTGGTGTCCGATCTGGGTGGCAATACCCTGCGCGGTGCTGCGGATATCGAACTGGACGGCACACCGCAGATCAATGCGCAATTGCAAGCGGGGGAATTGAACCTTGCGGTGCTGGCATCCGGTGGCGGGGAAAGCGGCGGTGCAGCAGCGGATGGATGGTCGCGCACACCTATTGTTGCGGCGGGGTTGTCGGCGTTTAACGGAGCGATTGCGTTGAACGCGGACAGCATTGATCTGGGCACGCTGAAACTGGGTAAAACGCGCAGCCTGCTCACCAATGACCGGTCGCGGATGGTATTTGAGCTGCGCGAAGTGCAGGCCTATAGCGGTTTGTTTACCGGTGAATTTGTCATGAACAACCGCAGCGGCCTGTCGGTTGGCGGCAAACTGCGGGCGGATGATGTGCAGATACGCGATCTGTTAAACGATCTGGCTGGATTGACGCGGTTTACAGGACTGGGCGACGCGGAGGTGTCTTTCCTTGGGGTGGGGCAAACCCTTGATGCGATCATGCGGTCCTTGTCCGGCAAAGGCGCAATCAATCTGGGCCGTGGGTCGATCGAAGGGATTGATCTGGATGACCTGCTGGGGTCATTCGATGTGCAAGGGGGCACGACCGTTTTTGATGCGCTCACAGGTACGTATGTGATCGACAAAGGGGTGGTGAACAACACGGACCTCAAAATGTTGCTGCCGAACTTTGAGGCAACGGGTGCCGGGTTGGTGAACCTCGGGGCGCAAACGCTTGATTACACCGTCACGCCCAAAGCGTTGCGGGTAAACAAAGACCGCGGTTTGGCTGTGCCTGTGCGGATATCGGGGCCTTGGAGTGATCCAAAAATTAGTGCGGACGTGAAGGCGGTCATTGATCTGAATTTTCGCGAAGAGGTCGACCGTGCCGAAGAGAAAGCGAAGCAGAAAATTGAGCAAAAACTGGAAGAGGAGCTGGGGCTGACGCGACAGGATGGTCAATCGGTCGAGGATGCCGTGAAAGACAGGCTTGAGGACAAGTTGAAGAAAGAGTTGTTCAAGATTTTCGATTAG
- the trpB gene encoding tryptophan synthase subunit beta produces MANDLFNSFMTGPDEKGRFGDFGGRFVSETLMPLILELEKQYEIAKTDESFWAEMHDLWTHYVGRPSPLYFAERLTEKLGGAKVYMKRDELNHTGAHKINNVLGQIILARRMGKKRIIAETGAGQHGVATATVCAKFGLKCVVYMGAHDVERQAPNVFRMRLLGAEIVPVTSGRGTLKDAMNDALRDWVTNVRDTFYCIGTVAGPHPYPAMVRDFQSIIGKEVREQMTAAEGRLPDTVIAAIGGGSNAMGLFYPFLDDKEVGIIGVEAGGKGVNAKMEHCASLTGGRPGVLHGNRTYLLQDDDGQILEGFSISAGLDYPGIGPEHAWLHEIGRAKYVSITDKEALEAFQVSCELEGIIPALEPSHALAHVMKIAPELPKDHIICMNMCGRGDKDIFTVAKALGFEMGEFA; encoded by the coding sequence ATGGCCAACGATCTTTTCAACAGTTTCATGACCGGTCCCGACGAAAAAGGCCGCTTTGGTGACTTCGGGGGGCGTTTCGTCTCCGAGACACTGATGCCTCTGATCCTTGAGCTGGAAAAGCAATACGAGATCGCCAAGACGGACGAAAGCTTCTGGGCAGAAATGCACGATCTGTGGACGCATTATGTTGGCCGCCCCAGCCCGCTTTATTTTGCCGAAAGGCTTACGGAAAAGCTGGGCGGTGCCAAGGTCTATATGAAGCGCGACGAGTTGAACCACACGGGCGCGCATAAGATCAACAACGTTCTGGGCCAGATCATTCTGGCGCGCCGGATGGGCAAAAAGCGCATCATCGCCGAAACAGGTGCCGGCCAGCACGGCGTTGCCACGGCGACGGTTTGTGCCAAGTTCGGGTTGAAATGCGTGGTCTATATGGGCGCGCATGACGTCGAGCGTCAGGCCCCCAATGTATTCCGTATGCGTCTGTTGGGCGCAGAAATTGTTCCCGTCACGTCTGGGCGTGGCACGTTGAAAGACGCGATGAACGATGCGCTGCGCGATTGGGTCACCAACGTGCGCGATACCTTCTATTGCATTGGTACGGTTGCGGGGCCGCACCCCTATCCGGCGATGGTGCGTGATTTCCAAAGCATTATCGGCAAGGAAGTCCGCGAACAGATGACGGCCGCAGAGGGGCGTCTGCCTGACACAGTGATTGCTGCGATTGGCGGCGGGTCCAACGCGATGGGGCTGTTCTATCCGTTCCTTGATGACAAGGAAGTGGGCATCATCGGTGTCGAGGCGGGCGGCAAAGGCGTGAACGCGAAGATGGAGCATTGCGCATCGCTCACGGGCGGGCGTCCGGGCGTGTTGCACGGCAACCGGACCTATCTGTTGCAGGATGATGACGGGCAAATTCTGGAAGGGTTCAGTATTTCGGCCGGTCTTGATTATCCGGGCATCGGGCCAGAACACGCGTGGTTACACGAAATCGGCCGCGCTAAATATGTGTCGATCACGGATAAGGAAGCCTTGGAAGCGTTTCAGGTGTCCTGTGAGTTGGAGGGGATTATTCCAGCGCTCGAACCGTCCCATGCCTTGGCCCATGTGATGAAGATTGCGCCGGAACTGCCCAAGGATCACATCATCTGCATGAACATGTGCGGGCGCGGTGACAAGGACATCTTTACCGTGGCAAAGGCGCTTGGTTTCGAGATGGGTGAGTTTGCCTGA
- a CDS encoding DUF2237 family protein, producing the protein MNPDESINVLGGQLVICGTDPVTGFFRDGMCNTCDADQGSHTVCAVMTAEFLAYSKYVGNDLSTPRPEFGFAGLKPGDPWCLCAGRFLQAADEGCGPDVHLEATHQRALEIVPLEILQKHALTGR; encoded by the coding sequence ATGAACCCTGATGAAAGCATAAATGTTCTGGGCGGCCAGCTCGTGATTTGTGGCACCGATCCTGTTACCGGTTTCTTCCGTGATGGCATGTGCAATACCTGTGACGCAGACCAAGGCAGCCATACCGTCTGCGCCGTCATGACCGCTGAATTCCTCGCCTATTCAAAATATGTCGGCAATGACCTTAGCACGCCACGCCCCGAATTCGGTTTTGCCGGACTAAAGCCAGGCGATCCCTGGTGCCTCTGTGCCGGCCGGTTCCTGCAAGCCGCCGACGAGGGGTGCGGCCCTGATGTCCACCTTGAAGCAACCCACCAACGCGCGTTGGAAATCGTGCCGCTGGAGATCTTGCAGAAACACGCTCTAACCGGTCGCTGA